The genomic DNA CACGGACGAGGCCTCCGTCAGTGTATACGCTGGTGTCAGGTCCAATGTTGCCAGCACCTGTGTAGACAATCAGCTTCTTTCGAACGCAAAGCTGGAATTTTGGCACTACTCACCTCCACGACCGGTGGAATGAATTGGGGTTGTAGTCATCTTTTCTGGTTACTTCTAATCGCGGGATTGTACAGATAGCGTGGCACAAGGGTGTTGTCAAGGATGATGGATCTGCTGGGATAGATGGACGACGATTGAAGCGTGAATAACGGTCTTATATTTGTTCTTTCAGTTCGTATAAACAACCTTGGAAGCCTCCAACAAGTGACGCAATGACGTAATCTCAGTCCAGGTTCGTTGGCAACGCGGGATGGGAGAGAGTTCCGCGTCAGAAACAGCCGTCGGCATCCTCATGGCTATTGAGTGTCCAACTAAGCTGTCCAGCCAAGGAAAAAGGCGAATATGAGGTATGGATTTTGCGCGGTCATGCTCCAGCGGGTGGAATTTATGCGATGACGTGAGGTGATCTCTGTACCTGCGATAAGGCCGCGTGGAGTGATTCGCCCGGCAACTGACTAAGCGGGTTGTATCCCACTGGTGATGGCGTTCTTACGCGACGTGTCTGACATGAAAGCGGCTGAGGTGCAGGTTTGTTGCAACTTTGATGGAGCACGAGGATCACCGAGCTTTCTCTCATCTCGGCATCTCGGAATTGTTGCGACCCCTAAAGTTAACGCGAGCATAGTGAATAAGCCTATAATGCAAACATTAAACTGACCAACTTCGCATAAGAGATATGAGAGCTGCGACGTTTGCTATCCAGACATCTAGGCTAATCACGGGTGATGTTCCAGAGAAGTATTTGATAATGGTGCTTCATCGCGCGTTCTTCACCCTAAGCGCTGCAGGAACACAGTACTCATGCATGCATTGGGTGAGAGGTAACGAACGCCATCCGTAGAAAATCATAGGCTCACGTACGCCTGTTTCAAACATACCTGGCGCTTTCTCAACGATTCGAGAGCGTGTTTTCCTGGAGTAAGAGCTGCGTCTCGACTTGGTGCACATGCTGTTTGGAAACTATGCATGAAATTACGATTATGTGATTACAAAGCGATCTGGCTCGGTTCTATCTGTACAGGGGTTCTGGAACAGTAAGAAATGGGGTATCATGGGATCCACTTTCCAATGTGCCGAAAACAACGTGCCGAAGACGTCGTGCCTCAGGACCTCAGGCCCTGCTCGTCGCTGGGTCTGCCCTGACCTTCTTCCGCCTCCCTAGCCTGAACCTTGCTTTGATCTGCATGCTTCGCCGGATCGAAGACATATATGGGGAATTCCAGGAAGATGGTCCTCTTCAAGATAACGGGCATCCTCGCGTATAGTTGCGGAGGGAAAGGAATAAGGATGCTCGTCCGGTGAAGATATTCTTGGTATTCCGGCCATTTCGTGCCTTTTTCATATCTCTTCTTTGCGGCTGGACGCTCCTGTAGGGTCAAACCGGACACAAACATGAGAAGTATGGTCAAGAAGAAGGGTCCGAGGATGGATGCATAAAGCGCATCGTATGCGCCGCCCGAGACGTAGTTGTAAGCTGCTGGAGATACAGCGATCATGAAGATACCTGCAAACATTAGCCCTAACCTGATGTGGTCACGCAGAAGATACTTACCAAACTGGATAATGATCTCTCCAAAGTAGTTTGGGTGTCTAGTCCAGGCAAAGAAGCCAACGTTGCATACCGCACCGTCGCTCCCATGAGCGGTCCGGAAACGATACTTCTGAATGTCGGATACGCTTTCCATGATGAAGCCAATCGACCAAAGGATAATTCCTGCGATATCACGGCCTGTTCCGAAATCTGGTTGGTTGAATTGCGTGACGTTGGGCGAGTTCAGGATCGTCACCGGGAGCGAAACTGACCAGACCCAGAACATTTGACTGTGCATAATCAGTAACGGTGTCTCGATCAAAAAACATTGTCTACGTACAAGACCCAGAATCCGAGAAACGACCAAAATTTATCGCGCTTATCATCAAAGCGGTCATCTTTGCCACTTTTGAGGATGCGGAAAAGCAGGAAGCCACTGAGTCTTGCTGCCCATAGTATGATGAAGAGTGATGCTACAATGTTACGCGCATCGCCGCGGTTTTCGCTGAAGGAGAGGGTGAGGATTGCAAGAAGAATGAAGTTGGTTCCACCAGCAAAGTCGGTGACCTTGTCGAACTTGAACCAGAAGGCGATGGCAAAGAAGAACAGCTGGTAGGCAACAGTGATGAGGAAGGTTATGGCGAGGTAGTAGTTATCGAGGACGTGTACGGCCGCCATGTTGATGATTTGACGATGCCTTCGTTATGTGATTGTTTCGGAGAGCAGAGCGTGCGTCTTCATATACTTGATGCTATTCTCTATCAACGCATTCGCGGTGCACGGAAGCCGAACTGCGCTGGCAAAATTTGGCCGGTTGCGCCCAAAACGGTCCTTTATGCGATGAAAGCTGGCTGAGTTGGGTAATGACGCACGTCATCCGCCGCCAAGCTGCGATTAGTAGGACGACTTTCTCCGGTGATCATCAGCCTTGCATCTCCTCCAGAAAACACCAAGTCTTTATCCTTCACTTGCGAACAGGAGGAATTTGCGCCGCAGTTAGTCAGCCAGTTCAACGTCGAGACTACACTGGCGGGAAGATGGGAACTCCAGACGCACTGTCTTGAAACACTGCCGGTATGAACCATGCCGTCTCACGCACCTCGCGTATCAGACCTCACCACCACAGCGACTACCCAGACGTTCGTGAAGCCTTTCCACCACCAAAACCCACCTTACATGGGTCCGGCGGTATTGACATCGCTCGGAAACTTCTGTAACAAGCCTTTTCTGCTGGATCGACCTGGCAATGCCGCTGTTGTCGCAATCACGGCGCGCCGGGCCATTCTATAGTATAGCCGTTGGGAGCCTTGATACGCAGTTAGTCATTGTTTGAGCAGCTGCGGCGGCTCGAAACTCAGCACCACATTCTTGGAAACAAGAACAGTGGGGTTGCTCAGTAAGATCCTATAGAGAGCATGAAATACGCCTCAGTCATGAACTTTGAAAGGTTTTGGCACGCACATACACTACTTGGAAGCTTATACTGTTTCGATTCCAATAGCTTGTTTCCATCATCTCCACCTTCTTATTTTATTCCACCTTCCATTCATCACCTGTCCTTCTGCTGTGCAGATCCTAATTGAGCCTGTATGTTTGTGTTGTTGCCTTCAATTCTTTTTCAGCTGGGCTGTTCTATGTATTAATTTATAATTCCTTTTTGTACCTTTTTATTCTCGTGCGCATATCGGATATTCACTATGAGAACTACTTCATCATCCTGGGCACAAGCCCTTTTGCTGATGAGCGCAGTACGTATAGAGTCTGAACATCAAGATCCAGCCGTACTGACTATGTCTAGGCGACTACGCAAGCAGCGCTCAATCTCCATGAGACTAATGTACGACCTGAAGCCATCGGAAGGCGGATCCAGGACTTGATCTCCGGAGAAGTATACAACGGAAATCTCGTTGCTAGGAATGCACAAAACGGACTTGACGCGAATGCCTTACTTGCCGGCATTGCTCAGGGCCAAGGCCAAAGGCCCAGCACCAGTGACATTACCTCGAGCGACGTCGCTGGAAGCATTGCAAACCAAGTTGCTGGTGGAAGCACACCATCCATCAACGATGTCCTTAACGGCCTAAGTGGGCAACAGCAAAGCGGAACGAACAGCCAGAGCACATCGCAACAGCAAGGTCAGACTGCTCCAGTGGGAACCACACCACAAGCCGCACAAGGGATCGCGCCAGGTGGCAGCCAGTCTGCACCTGGTGTTGCATCAGGTGGTAGCCAATCTGCACCTGGTGTTGCATCAAGTAGTAGCCAATCTGCACAAGGGGTCGCTTCAGGTGCGAATCAAGCTGCATCGGGTACTGCACAGAGTGGTAGCCAGCGCCCACCAAGCGACATCAACACTAGCAATCCTGCAGGTGATCTTGCAAACCAACTCGCACCCCAAACTCAAAGCGAGAACCCCGTCGTTGATGTTGGAGGAAGCCTGGTGAACCAACTCCTGCCTGGCGCACAACCGCCACAGGGTCAAGCCGCGGCGCAGCCACCACAGGGTCAAGCTGCTACTCAACCTCCTGCTGCTCCTCCTGCGGCTCCTCCTGCGGCTCCTCCTGCTGCTCCTCCTGCTGCTCCTCCTGCGGCTCCTCCTGCGGCTCCTCCTGCTACCCCCTCTGCCGCTCCTCCTGCTGAAGCTGTTCCTCCCATGATGTCCGCTGGCGCAAGCAATGCGACGACGCCTGTGGAGGCAGCCAGCCCGTCTGCGGAAAAGGCACCAGCAAAGACCAGCGAGGCTCCAAAAGAAGCACCTATGGAAGCTAGCGCAGCTGCACCCAAGCCGTCAGAGGCAAGCGCCTCTACTACCAAAGCCAGCCCTTCGCCAGCGGAAGCCAAGCCTTCACCAACAGAATCCACAGAGAAAACAAGCGCAGCTGCAAAGGAAGCACCAGCGGAGGCGAGCTCATCTGCAAAGGAAGCGCCAGCAGAGGCAAGCACATCGGCGAAGGCAGAATCAGCAGAGGCAAGCTCATCTCCGAAAGCAGTACCAGCGGAGGCAAGCTCATCTGAGAAAGCAGCACCAGCGGAGGCTAGCACATCGGCAAAGGCAGCACCAGCGGAGGCAAGTCCATCTGCAAAGGCAGCACCAGCGGAGGCAAGTCCATCTGCAAAGGCAGCATCAGCAGAGGCTAGCACATCGGTAAAGGCAGGATCAGCGGAGGCAAGCCCAGCTGCGAAATCAGCACCAACAGAATCAAGCAAACCTACAACTGTAGCAGAGGCAGCATCGACGTCGCTACCAGTCAAGACAGTGTTCCCCGCGGGCAAGTCAGCTCTGCCTAAAGTAACCCCTATTCCATGGACAAACTCACCTGCGGCAGCAGGAAAGCCAGCGGGTGAGGAGAGCAGCACGAAAGCTATGATGCCTGCTGCGGAGAAAGGATCCCCATCAGAAGCTCCATCAGCGGCTGCCGCAGCGCCTCCTGCTGCTGCCGTGACTGTGTCTGCCGGAGGAGAATCACCAGCTGGTGTAGTAGCTGCCGCTAACGAGACTACTACTATGGCGGCAGCAATTAACTCTGCAACTTTGAAGGCTGGTGGGCTTCTTGCCGCAACGACTACGAGTGCAGCGGGAAGTGCCATAACTGTCCAGGCTGGAGGAAACAGCACCTCAAACACCGGTGCTGCGAAGGCAGCTGCTTCATCTTCTAGCGGCGCGCCAGCAGCAGCGGTCACAGTTGTCGCTGGTGCTGGCAATGAAGCCTCATCAGCTGAATCAAAGATGAACGGAACAACCCCAGTAGCCGCAGCCGCAGCCACAGGACCCGTTACCGTTGTTGCAGGTGGAAGCAATGCAACTTCGACCGCTGTGGCGGCGGCCGTTGCCGCTCCCGCCGTCACTGTCGTAGCAGGCGAAGGATCAAGCTCAGGCAATGCCACGGCAGCAGCAGAAGCAAACGGAGGCTGCAACTGCGCGTGCGAATGTCCCGCGGGAGCTTTTCCCATGTCTGCCGCTCAACCAGCAAAGGCACAGGAGAGCAGAAGTACCATGCAAACAATGGCCAGCGCCCCAGTCACGATTTCTGCGGGTGGAGAACCCGGACCTGGCGTTCAAGCAGCCGCTCCCACGACGCCTCCTGCACCCATCAACTCGGCTAGTCTGACTACTGGAGGACTGCTCGTGGGCACTGCCAGTGCAGCTGGTTCAGGTGTCACTGTCATCGCCAGTGGAGAATCTCCGGCTTCTTCTGCTCCGGCTCCTGCTGCGGCAGCTACGTCGGCCGCTTCATCACCTGCTCCGTCATCAGCGCCTGCCGAAGCTGCCAGCTCAAGCCCATCAGCACCGATATCAACTTCAGTTGCAGCGCAGAGCCAAGTCGCAGCCAACGCGCCGCCTCAACCTACAATCGTTGGTTCCTCCAATGCAGCAGCGCCTCCCTCTGCGCCGTTTGATATCAACACGGTTGCGTTGCAGAGCCGTGTTACGGTCAACTTGGGCCGGAGAGTGGCAAAGCCAACGCAGATGGGAGCCTGGTGGTGAAGAAAGACTTCGTATATGAAGAATCATGCTTGTTGTTTTCTCGCTTTTACTTCATTGAAAAAAGATTGTTTTCTCAAGTATATAGTTTGGGGTAGTAGGGCACGTGGTTGCGGTTGAGTATTGAGTGCTCCTGCGAGGTGGTAATGGTATGTGAATATATAATGAATATGATTGTGCAAGTATATTGCTTGGCATCACTGCTGCGGTCTATGGGTATCTTGTGAGGAATGTTGTTCGCAGGCTCACCGATCGGTGCTGTCCTTTGCATGGTGTAAATGTATTGCGCTCGATGTGCCCTTTCCTGTGCTTCAGGCAGGCACCTCCTGGCCAGCTTCTTGCATTTTGGCCTTTTTGTTCTTCGCTTGCTGGCGCTTCGAGATGGGTTTGTCCATTTTCGTCTCATGTACGGGCGCTCCTTCCAAGT from Pyrenophora tritici-repentis strain M4 chromosome 8, whole genome shotgun sequence includes the following:
- a CDS encoding DUF1295 multi-domain protein; its protein translation is MAAVHVLDNYYLAITFLITVAYQLFFFAIAFWFKFDKVTDFAGGTNFILLAILTLSFSENRGDARNIVASLFIILWAARLSGFLLFRILKSGKDDRFDDKRDKFWSFLGFWVFQMFWVWSVSLPVTILNSPNVTQFNQPDFGTGRDIAGIILWSIGFIMESVSDIQKYRFRTAHGSDGAVCNVGFFAWTRHPNYFGEIIIQFGIFMIAVSPAAYNYVSGGAYDALYASILGPFFLTILLMFVSGLTLQERPAAKKRYEKGTKWPEYQEYLHRTSILIPFPPQLYARMPVILKRTIFLEFPIYVFDPAKHADQSKVQAREAEEGQGRPSDEQGLRS